TTGAGTGATGGCTCTCTTTCATGAACATCTCCAATGCAAAAATATCTCCAAACTATAGATTATTTTGCGTACGAAGTAAAAGTCTTTAAAAGTCCTGTTTGGCAAAATCGAACTATGGTACGGTATACAGGACAGGGAACTCACTTCGGATCGCCCTCCCATTAATTTTGTGGAAACATGATGAACAGTTCTGGTATCTTGCCTGCATCTAGTTACCATCCATGCATTACAGGAGACAACCATGACCGACAAACTTCTTCACGAGCTTTTGCGTAAAGGTATTGATCTCCTTGAGTCGGGAGATGCGCCGGGGGCGGTCGCCGTTCTGGAGGAGTACCGAAAGGCGTATCCCGACGACCCGGACGGCTGGTTTTGTTGTGGGGACGCCCTGGCTGAGGGGGGGAGCCTGGACGACGCCATCGCCAGCTACCGCGAGGGTCTGAAGCGTGTGCCGGACGACCCGGATGCGCTGACAACCCTGGGGGACCTCTATTTCGAGGCCGCCCGGCCCCGTGAGGCCATTGCCAGCTACCAGCGCGTGCTGGAGCTGGACCCGAAGGATGCGGATGCGCTGGTCAGCATCGGCCTGGTCTACAACAGCCAGGAACGTGGCGATGATGCCATTCGTGCCTATCACCAGGCCCTCGAACTGGAACCGGACAATGTTTTTGCCTGGAATGCCCTGGGGGACGCCCTCTATGGGCAGGGGGATACTGAAGGCGCTGTGGAGGCCTACCGGAAAGGGATCGAGATCGATCCTGACGATCCCGCCGTTCACTACAACCTGGGAGAATTATATTACGACGTGGAAGAGTTGGAGGCGGCCGAAGAGGAGTGCCGCGAGGCCGTGCGGCTGGACCCCTGCTTCAGTATGGCCTACCTGACCCTGGGCGGTATCTGCATGGATCAGGAGCGGACCCGGGATGCCGTGCACTATTTCGAACAGTATCTCGCGTGCGAAAAATCTTCCCAGGCCGAGGAGATGGTCGCCGAGGTAAAGGCGGTGGTCGAAGGGCTGAAGGATGAACTGAAGGAATGAGCTCGTTCGTGATCGGCCAGGGCTTCGTCTGTCATGAAAAAACCGGCTTTCCGCCGGTTTTTTCATGACAGGGGGGAAGGCTGCCGCGCTATTTTCGGACAAAGTCCTGTTTGCCGAACGAGTATTCGAAGTGCATGTGATCGGTATAGGTACCGTTCAGGATGGCCACCACATCCTCGGTGAAGACCAATTCCTCGTCGGTGGGGATCACGAAGACCTTGACCGGCGAATCGTCCGTGGTGATCAGGGACTCCCGCTTGCGGGTCATGGCGTTTCTGTTGCGTTCCCTGTCCAGGATGATGCCCAAGTGCTCCAGCCCCTCGATGGCCTTCTCGCGGATCGGGGCGCCCATCTCGCCGACGCCGGCGGTGAATACCACGGCATCCAGCCGGCCCACGACCGACATGAACGCGCCGATATATTTCTTCAGGCGATAGGCCTCTATCTCCAGGGACAGCTGGCACCGGAGGTCGCCGGCCTGGGCGTGCTCGATCACATCCCGGCGGTCGGTGAATCGCCCGGTGATGCCCATGACGCCGCTCTTTTTGTTGAGGATGCTGTCGATCTCCTTGGCGGACAGGTTTTCCTTTTGCATCATGAAGGCGGGAATCGCCGGGTCGATATCGCCGCAGCGCGTCCCCATGACGGCGCCTTCCAGCGGGGTGAGCCCCATGGTGGTGTCTACTGAAATGCCGTTTTTGATGGCGCAGTGGGAAACGCCGTTGCCGATGTGCATGGTAATGATGTTGCATTCTTTGGGGGACTTGCCCAGGAGAACGGCCGCGCGTTTGGATACATACAGGTGCGAGGTGCCGTGGAAGCCGTAGCGCCGGACCTGGTACTTCTCGTACCACTCGTAGGGCAGCGGGTAGATATAGGCGTACTCCGGCATGGTCTGGTGGAATGCGGTATCGAAAATGGCCACGTGGGGGATGGTCGGCATGAGCGCCTGGGCCGCCTCGATCCCCTCGATATTGGGCGGATTATGGAGCGGGGCCAGATGCTGGACCTCCTTGACCGCATCAAGGACCTTGCCGTCGATCATCACCGAGCAGGTGAATTTCTCGCCGCCATGCACCACGCGGTGGCCGACGGCCGAGATCTCCGCCACGCTCTTCAACACGCCGGTGACCGGGTCGGTGACTGTCTTGATGACAAGGTCGATGGCGGCCTGGTGGTTGGGGCAGTCCTGCTCGTAATGGTGGGTCTCGCGACCGGGAACCTCGTGCATGATGAACGAATCGCCGATGATGACCCTCTCC
The genomic region above belongs to Oryzomonas sagensis and contains:
- a CDS encoding tetratricopeptide repeat protein, whose protein sequence is MTDKLLHELLRKGIDLLESGDAPGAVAVLEEYRKAYPDDPDGWFCCGDALAEGGSLDDAIASYREGLKRVPDDPDALTTLGDLYFEAARPREAIASYQRVLELDPKDADALVSIGLVYNSQERGDDAIRAYHQALELEPDNVFAWNALGDALYGQGDTEGAVEAYRKGIEIDPDDPAVHYNLGELYYDVEELEAAEEECREAVRLDPCFSMAYLTLGGICMDQERTRDAVHYFEQYLACEKSSQAEEMVAEVKAVVEGLKDELKE
- a CDS encoding acetate kinase; protein product: MIIMALNCGSSSVKYQLFDWERKEIVAKGMVERVIIGDSFIMHEVPGRETHHYEQDCPNHQAAIDLVIKTVTDPVTGVLKSVAEISAVGHRVVHGGEKFTCSVMIDGKVLDAVKEVQHLAPLHNPPNIEGIEAAQALMPTIPHVAIFDTAFHQTMPEYAYIYPLPYEWYEKYQVRRYGFHGTSHLYVSKRAAVLLGKSPKECNIITMHIGNGVSHCAIKNGISVDTTMGLTPLEGAVMGTRCGDIDPAIPAFMMQKENLSAKEIDSILNKKSGVMGITGRFTDRRDVIEHAQAGDLRCQLSLEIEAYRLKKYIGAFMSVVGRLDAVVFTAGVGEMGAPIREKAIEGLEHLGIILDRERNRNAMTRKRESLITTDDSPVKVFVIPTDEELVFTEDVVAILNGTYTDHMHFEYSFGKQDFVRK